The proteins below are encoded in one region of Clostridium estertheticum:
- a CDS encoding VOC family protein gives MNLGCTYIKVSDMEKSVIFYSKLLQIQPQYSNKERWVMFHCGSTLALYNLQYDIDMLNKNENIEFHYNEAYIKYLRKENTGASKTVVFNFNVDNLNEEFKRVKNLNIGKISEIMYVNITMPYYFFIVDDPDGNEIEVTGNYIIDNAN, from the coding sequence ATGAATTTAGGATGTACTTACATTAAAGTAAGCGACATGGAAAAGTCTGTAATTTTTTATTCTAAACTGCTTCAAATACAACCGCAATACTCAAATAAGGAACGTTGGGTAATGTTTCATTGTGGAAGCACTCTTGCTTTGTACAATTTACAATATGATATTGATATGCTAAATAAAAATGAAAACATTGAGTTTCATTATAACGAAGCATATATTAAATATTTAAGGAAAGAAAATACAGGTGCAAGTAAAACAGTAGTATTTAATTTCAATGTTGATAATTTAAATGAAGAATTCAAAAGGGTTAAGAATCTAAATATAGGTAAAATATCGGAAATTATGTATGTAAATATTACTATGCCCTATTATTTCTTTATAGTTGATGACCCTGATGGTAATGAAATCGAAGTTACTGGTAATTATATTATTGATAACGCTAACTAA
- a CDS encoding Ku protein, with product MAVANKTVISFGLVSIPISMYTATQDNDIHFNQLHDEDNSRIKYKKSCSHCGKEITTKDIIKGYYQRI from the coding sequence ATGGCTGTAGCTAACAAAACAGTTATTTCTTTTGGACTTGTTTCTATACCAATATCTATGTATACAGCAACCCAAGATAACGATATACATTTTAATCAATTGCATGATGAGGATAATTCGAGAATAAAATACAAAAAATCTTGTAGTCATTGCGGTAAAGAAATTACAACAAAAGATATTATCAAAGGATATTATCAAAGGATATGA
- a CDS encoding MerR family transcriptional regulator, with translation MDYSIGEFSNLTQISIYTLRYYEKEDLIIPNRKQNGRRCYSETDVSWMQFIKRLKDTQMPIKEIQKYAKLRALGDSTMNERMEMLIKHRTSLKEKIAKSNEHLEKLNDKINYYNGAGPLVHL, from the coding sequence ATGGATTATTCAATAGGGGAATTTTCAAATCTTACTCAGATAAGCATATACACATTACGCTATTACGAGAAAGAAGATTTAATTATTCCAAATCGCAAACAAAATGGTAGGCGTTGTTATAGTGAAACTGACGTGAGTTGGATGCAATTTATAAAACGATTAAAAGATACACAAATGCCTATCAAGGAAATTCAAAAATATGCCAAGCTGCGTGCTTTAGGTGATTCTACTATGAATGAAAGGATGGAAATGCTGATAAAACATAGAACCTCGCTTAAAGAAAAAATTGCAAAATCAAATGAACATCTCGAGAAATTAAATGACAAAATTAATTATTATAATGGGGCAGGACCCTTGGTGCATTTATAG
- a CDS encoding Ku protein translates to MTDDDLEKIKTEKEKSIQIMHFAQLNQISPIYYDKTYQATPLAGGDKAFELLRAALISEQKIAIGKTVMGTKETLLAIIPREDGILISTMYYQDEIKDLAKTYNKPELVEAEVTMAKALINSMITPFDPTKYKDEYQMKLRDLLETKIAGKEIVAAKTEAPSNVINLMDALKASIEQNKVKETPTSKTTRKRTPKGA, encoded by the coding sequence GTGACCGACGATGATTTAGAAAAAATCAAAACTGAAAAAGAAAAATCTATTCAGATAATGCACTTTGCGCAACTTAATCAAATATCTCCAATTTATTATGACAAAACATATCAAGCTACCCCTCTAGCTGGTGGAGACAAAGCATTTGAACTTCTGCGCGCTGCACTTATTAGTGAGCAGAAAATTGCAATCGGTAAGACAGTAATGGGAACAAAAGAAACTTTACTTGCAATAATCCCACGTGAGGATGGAATACTAATCTCTACAATGTATTATCAAGATGAAATTAAAGACCTTGCTAAGACTTATAATAAACCAGAGTTAGTAGAGGCAGAGGTTACAATGGCTAAGGCATTAATTAACTCTATGATTACTCCTTTCGATCCTACTAAATATAAAGATGAATATCAAATGAAGTTAAGAGATTTACTTGAAACAAAAATAGCTGGAAAGGAAATTGTCGCAGCCAAAACTGAAGCTCCAAGTAATGTAATTAATTTAATGGATGCACTTAAAGCGAGTATTGAACAAAATAAAGTTAAAGAAACACCAACTTCTAAGACGACCCGTAAAAGAACTCCCAAAGGTGCATAA
- a CDS encoding RNA ligase family protein — translation MDIFENKNIKPMLIGENQEAFDSPDYIYELKLDGERCIAYLDKDVTELRNKRNMKMLAKVPELSKIHKQVKHRCILDGELIIIKDGVPDFYEIRRRSLMSNTFKIQLASSKLPASFTAFDILYYDDHSVTDLPLMQRKKLLEKVIKENERIAISRYIEEQGIKFYQLAKQNNLEGIVAKKKDSKYYLDKKTKDWIKIKYLLDDDFVICGYILKDGGVISIVLGQYSNKKLVYKGHVTLGLSTEDFQLIKATPQLRTQPFNEWPSGNDNAVWLVPKLVCIVKFMMKTANGGLRQPVFKGIREDKSPKDCTI, via the coding sequence ATGGATATATTTGAGAATAAAAATATTAAACCTATGTTGATTGGTGAAAATCAAGAGGCATTTGATAGCCCTGATTATATCTATGAGTTAAAACTAGATGGTGAACGTTGTATTGCTTATTTAGATAAGGATGTTACAGAGCTACGCAACAAAAGAAACATGAAGATGCTTGCAAAAGTACCTGAGCTTTCAAAAATACACAAACAGGTCAAACACCGTTGTATACTTGATGGTGAGCTGATAATTATTAAAGATGGAGTTCCTGATTTTTATGAAATTAGAAGGCGGTCTCTTATGTCAAACACCTTTAAAATTCAATTAGCTTCATCGAAATTACCAGCAAGTTTTACAGCATTTGATATTCTCTACTATGATGATCACTCAGTAACGGACTTACCATTAATGCAACGAAAAAAATTACTTGAGAAAGTTATCAAGGAAAATGAGAGAATTGCTATTTCTCGATATATCGAGGAACAGGGAATAAAATTTTATCAACTTGCGAAGCAAAATAATTTAGAGGGCATCGTTGCCAAAAAAAAAGATAGCAAATATTATTTAGACAAGAAAACCAAGGATTGGATTAAGATTAAGTACTTATTAGATGATGATTTTGTAATATGTGGATATATTCTTAAGGATGGCGGTGTCATAAGTATTGTACTTGGTCAATATTCAAATAAGAAATTGGTATACAAAGGTCACGTTACCTTAGGTCTATCTACCGAAGACTTTCAATTAATAAAAGCTACACCCCAATTAAGAACACAACCTTTTAATGAATGGCCTTCTGGAAATGATAATGCAGTTTGGCTAGTGCCTAAACTTGTGTGTATTGTAAAATTCATGATGAAAACTGCAAATGGTGGATTAAGGCAACCTGTATTTAAGGGTATTAGAGAAGATAAATCGCCTAAAGATTGTACCATATAA
- a CDS encoding SDR family NAD(P)-dependent oxidoreductase, with product MKQDKKYTVITGASSGIGYETAKAFAKRGKNLVIVARNKGNLEKLKTEILNDNSSLNVIVKDTDLSIIKNVYQLYQDLKPYQLETWINNAGFGDYDSVANQNLEKIETMLRLNVEALVILSSLFVRDYQNIEGSKLINVSSAGGYIIVPTAVTYCASKFFVSTFTEGLARELEASNAKLQAKVLAPAATRTNFGNVANNIEAYDYDKSFGTYHTSKEMADFLLQLHDSSEVVGAISRESFEFELLPPLFNYAGNPKHNQSVIL from the coding sequence ATGAAACAAGATAAAAAATACACAGTTATTACAGGCGCAAGCTCAGGCATAGGATATGAAACTGCAAAGGCATTTGCAAAACGTGGTAAGAATTTAGTTATTGTTGCCCGTAACAAAGGTAATTTGGAAAAATTAAAAACGGAGATTTTAAATGATAATTCATCATTAAATGTCATAGTTAAGGACACTGATTTATCTATTATTAAAAATGTTTATCAATTGTATCAAGACCTAAAACCATATCAGCTTGAAACATGGATAAACAATGCTGGTTTTGGTGATTATGATAGTGTCGCTAATCAAAATTTAGAAAAGATAGAAACTATGTTACGACTTAATGTGGAAGCGTTGGTCATTCTATCTTCACTATTTGTACGTGATTATCAAAATATTGAGGGTTCAAAGCTTATAAATGTTTCATCTGCTGGTGGGTATATTATTGTACCAACTGCTGTTACTTATTGTGCAAGCAAATTTTTTGTAAGTACATTTACTGAGGGCCTAGCAAGAGAATTGGAAGCATCTAATGCTAAATTACAAGCGAAAGTATTAGCACCTGCAGCTACAAGAACAAATTTCGGAAACGTAGCTAATAATATAGAAGCGTATGATTATGATAAGTCTTTTGGTACTTATCATACTAGTAAAGAAATGGCTGATTTTTTACTTCAATTACATGATAGTAGTGAGGTGGTTGGAGCAATAAGTAGAGAATCTTTTGAATTTGAGTTATTACCTCCATTATTTAATTATGCAGGAAATCCAAAACATAATCAAAGTGTTATATTATAA
- a CDS encoding spore coat protein, with amino-acid sequence MGTLINNIVKGNTDINDEVIAGNMIGSATSAADAYLAATLTSSTPELRALYSTSLNGIIGGHSALTALAVNRGWSTPYNKPSQQLADTYKKSETTVDNK; translated from the coding sequence ATGGGGACTTTAATCAACAATATTGTTAAAGGAAATACAGATATTAATGATGAAGTAATAGCTGGGAATATGATTGGTTCTGCAACAAGTGCAGCAGATGCATATCTAGCAGCAACTTTGACAAGCTCGACGCCTGAACTAAGAGCGTTATATTCAACTAGCTTAAATGGCATAATAGGTGGCCATTCAGCATTAACAGCCCTAGCTGTAAATCGCGGATGGTCAACCCCTTATAACAAACCTTCTCAGCAATTAGCAGATACTTATAAAAAATCTGAAACTACAGTTGATAATAAATAA